A region of Rhodospirillales bacterium DNA encodes the following proteins:
- a CDS encoding glycine reductase — MDDPAEEGLGFAADHDRPIPYMQRIRDYYVTLGYGKPYRWAHYADVPFEPLRKKLADSTVALITTAAPYDPAKGDQGPGAAYNSAAKFYKVYSGDTAQDHDLRISHIGYDRLHTTAADSGTWFPLPAMRRAAAAGRIGTLARRFHGAPTNRSHRTTIDVDCAELLKRCREDGVDAAVIVANUPVCHQTVSLAARHLEQNGIPTVVLGCAKDIVEYVGVPRFLFSDFPLGNAAGRPHDVESQDLTLELALRVLETAPGPRTTMQSPLKWPKDPAWKLDFSNVETMSAEEIARRRAEFDRQKEIAKGLRVGAPAQ, encoded by the coding sequence ATGGACGACCCCGCCGAGGAAGGCTTGGGATTCGCCGCCGACCACGACCGGCCGATCCCGTACATGCAACGGATCCGCGACTACTACGTGACGCTCGGCTACGGCAAGCCCTACCGCTGGGCCCACTACGCCGACGTCCCGTTCGAGCCGCTACGCAAGAAGCTGGCCGACAGCACGGTGGCGTTGATCACCACTGCCGCGCCGTACGATCCGGCCAAGGGCGACCAGGGGCCGGGCGCCGCCTACAACTCCGCCGCCAAGTTCTACAAGGTCTACTCGGGCGACACGGCGCAGGACCACGATCTGCGCATCTCGCACATCGGCTACGACCGGCTGCACACGACGGCGGCCGACAGCGGCACGTGGTTCCCGCTGCCGGCGATGCGCCGCGCCGCGGCGGCCGGGCGGATCGGCACGCTCGCCCGGCGCTTCCACGGCGCGCCGACCAACCGCAGCCACCGCACGACGATCGACGTCGACTGCGCGGAGCTGCTCAAGCGATGTCGCGAGGACGGGGTCGACGCGGCGGTCATCGTCGCGAATTGACCCGTCTGCCACCAGACCGTGAGTCTGGCCGCCCGCCACCTGGAACAGAACGGCATTCCGACCGTCGTGTTGGGATGCGCCAAGGATATCGTCGAGTACGTCGGCGTGCCGCGCTTCCTGTTCAGCGATTTTCCGCTGGGCAACGCGGCGGGCCGCCCGCACGATGTCGAATCGCAGGACCTGACGCTGGAGCTGGCGCTGCGCGTGCTGGAGACGGCGCCGGGCCCGCGCACGACCATGCAGTCGCCGCTGAAATGGCCCAAGGATCCGGCGTGGAAGCTCGATTTCTCCAACGTCGAGACCATGTCGGCGGAGGAGATCGCGCGCCGCCGCGCCGAGTTCGACCGCCAAAAGGAGATCGCCAAGGGCCTCCGCGTCGGCGCGCCGGCGCAATAG
- a CDS encoding N-6 DNA methylase produces MKSRSNKYCNYNDLNNEAAVEGLFVERLIRDLGYADHQIKRKTSIDELVTAAGTTKRAYKPDYVLFFDGKPRIVVDAKSPTTAIDDHIMQAASYAFMLNQKYPGGNPVVFYVLTNATRTKVYPWDQREPILDLSFDDFIDNNTKFAQLREALSISAVGRSSSEDPPPAAHEFFRRSIDEVNSVFAWCHQHIYKKGNISQAAGFEEFVKVVFLKLLSDRRVREKYPSLIEKDKFSIPTSDVRFSSEWIRERSEDHPNPLSATQFRDLLNTIETEIQTGKRKRIFRKDDEINLNPEIIKGVVEKLEHIYLFGVDADLNGRLFETFLSATMRGKDLGQFFTPRSIVKLGTKLADIQVSRARTEVVIDGCCGTGGFLIDALADMWAKVDANGTLSQADKHALKQEIAVQKIYGVDIGREPNMARLTRMNMYLHGDGGSSIFEADILDKALETLPNDSPEVRAEKLQLSNKIAQGPFVDVVLTNPPFAKAYGRSTESERRILDAYDMASDSSKGSQKPRNSLRSALMFFERYSEILRGGGRLVTVVDDGVLSGSDYVWFRDFIRARFLVKGIVSLPGDAFQRSQARVKTSILILERRILNAPTQQQGPVFVYACRHVGVDDPQRRRSLPIDAENRQLAAEEIRRVADLFSSFSAGRSVPQEFVIPAEKITDRMDAKYCWKRPGRRVSEWISAGIHTSPVSEIVEPVQFAPEDIIETSESDEIVRYLVVEYSGFARGGAEMAASATQYPQLFRVHAGNIVVSHISAHYGAVAVVPNELDGCVVTKEVSVLRALGDLDPRIAWIVLRSPEVRADMLLSASGANRTRINWPEMKDLRVPLPSPALRTSIVSQLLAAEERERTAAADRQAVTELVYRELTLESAEASEILDAFKPPK; encoded by the coding sequence ATGAAATCTCGCTCCAACAAGTATTGCAATTACAATGACCTCAACAATGAGGCCGCCGTTGAAGGTCTGTTCGTTGAACGCCTCATACGCGATCTTGGATATGCAGATCATCAGATTAAGAGAAAAACGTCGATTGACGAACTTGTTACTGCGGCTGGCACGACCAAACGCGCCTACAAGCCCGACTACGTTCTATTTTTTGACGGCAAGCCAAGGATCGTAGTCGACGCAAAGTCTCCAACAACTGCAATCGATGATCACATTATGCAAGCCGCCTCGTATGCATTTATGTTGAATCAAAAATATCCCGGTGGGAATCCCGTCGTATTCTATGTGCTCACCAACGCCACACGGACAAAAGTATATCCTTGGGATCAACGCGAACCAATTTTAGATTTGTCGTTCGATGATTTCATAGATAATAACACGAAATTTGCACAGCTTAGAGAAGCTCTTTCAATTTCAGCTGTCGGCAGATCAAGCAGCGAGGATCCTCCGCCAGCTGCTCACGAATTCTTCCGCCGCTCAATTGACGAAGTGAATAGCGTGTTCGCATGGTGCCATCAGCACATCTACAAGAAGGGAAACATCTCCCAAGCGGCCGGATTCGAGGAGTTTGTCAAGGTAGTGTTTCTGAAGCTTCTGTCTGATCGCCGTGTCCGGGAGAAGTATCCATCCTTGATAGAAAAGGACAAATTCTCGATTCCGACATCCGACGTTCGTTTCTCAAGTGAGTGGATTCGTGAGCGATCTGAAGATCATCCCAATCCGCTCAGCGCGACGCAGTTTCGTGACCTTTTGAACACTATCGAGACCGAGATTCAAACCGGGAAACGAAAGAGAATCTTCCGGAAGGATGATGAAATCAATCTCAATCCGGAGATCATAAAGGGCGTCGTTGAGAAGTTAGAGCACATCTATCTTTTTGGAGTCGACGCAGATCTGAATGGCCGACTCTTCGAGACATTCCTGTCGGCGACGATGCGCGGCAAAGATCTTGGACAGTTCTTTACCCCCAGGAGTATCGTCAAGCTTGGAACAAAGCTGGCTGATATCCAAGTTTCTCGGGCTCGCACAGAGGTGGTGATCGACGGATGCTGTGGAACTGGCGGATTCTTAATCGATGCCCTAGCTGACATGTGGGCGAAAGTGGACGCCAACGGAACTTTATCTCAGGCGGACAAGCATGCGCTAAAACAAGAAATAGCAGTTCAGAAAATTTATGGGGTCGATATTGGTCGGGAACCAAATATGGCACGGTTGACGCGGATGAACATGTATCTTCACGGTGACGGTGGAAGCAGTATTTTCGAAGCAGATATACTCGATAAAGCGCTTGAAACACTGCCGAACGATTCTCCGGAAGTTCGGGCAGAGAAGTTGCAACTATCCAATAAGATCGCACAAGGTCCGTTTGTGGATGTTGTTCTCACTAACCCTCCTTTCGCAAAAGCGTACGGCCGCAGCACCGAGTCCGAACGGAGAATCTTGGACGCCTATGACATGGCGTCGGATTCCTCAAAGGGATCGCAGAAACCCCGGAATAGCCTTCGATCTGCGCTAATGTTCTTCGAGCGCTACTCCGAGATCCTGCGGGGGGGGGGGCGTCTCGTCACTGTTGTCGATGACGGAGTCCTGAGCGGAAGCGACTATGTATGGTTCAGAGATTTCATCCGAGCGCGCTTTTTAGTGAAGGGTATAGTTTCCCTGCCTGGAGATGCATTTCAGAGATCTCAAGCAAGAGTAAAGACATCAATTCTCATTCTTGAACGAAGGATACTGAACGCTCCCACTCAGCAGCAAGGTCCAGTTTTTGTTTACGCGTGCCGACACGTAGGCGTCGACGATCCTCAGCGTCGTCGCTCATTGCCGATCGATGCAGAGAATCGTCAGCTAGCCGCAGAGGAGATAAGGCGTGTCGCGGACTTGTTCTCGAGCTTCTCTGCGGGAAGGAGCGTACCACAGGAATTCGTGATTCCCGCCGAGAAGATTACGGATAGAATGGATGCGAAGTATTGCTGGAAGCGGCCTGGCCGCCGAGTATCGGAGTGGATCTCTGCTGGCATCCATACATCGCCTGTTTCTGAGATAGTCGAGCCAGTTCAGTTTGCCCCAGAGGATATAATCGAGACCTCCGAATCCGACGAGATTGTCAGATACCTAGTTGTCGAATACAGTGGTTTTGCGCGTGGTGGCGCTGAGATGGCAGCAAGCGCAACACAGTACCCGCAACTTTTCCGCGTTCACGCTGGCAATATTGTCGTGAGCCATATTAGTGCCCACTACGGCGCTGTAGCAGTCGTCCCGAATGAGCTCGATGGATGCGTCGTAACTAAAGAGGTGAGCGTTCTGCGTGCGCTCGGTGATTTAGATCCGCGTATAGCGTGGATTGTTTTGCGCTCTCCCGAAGTTCGAGCTGACATGTTGCTATCAGCATCTGGAGCCAATCGAACGCGCATCAACTGGCCAGAAATGAAGGACCTTCGCGTTCCGCTCCCGTCTCCGGCGCTTCGCACTAGTATTGTTTCTCAGCTGCTGGCAGCTGAAGAGCGAGAGAGAACCGCCGCGGCGGACCGACAAGCAGTAACCGAGCTGGTGTATCGAGAACTCACCTTGGAGTCCGCAGAGGCAAGCGAGATTCTAGACGCGTTCAAGCCGCCTAAGTAG
- a CDS encoding serine hydrolase yields MNDVSIPPAPELRVAADTVGVDRARLADAIDFALAHGSRWPTALIMPDGRFALPYDAGERPPDDAVLGPVTPRGGPAGVILKGGREIACWGDPDRPDMTFSIAKSYLALLAGLAIGDGLIRSLDDRAGDYALDDGFTAPQNRDITWRHLLQQTSEWEGTLFDKADMVDRHRKVGLTDPDTPKGSFRALRPPGTFWEYNDVRVNRLSLSLMQVFREPLPAVLKRRIMDPIGASSNWRWDGYRNSTVTVDGRPMLSVPGGGHWGGGIVIGARDHARIGLLVARDGTHDGRRILPDGWCAELRKPCAIAPFYGLMWWLNTNRGQFKAAPESSFFALGWGSHILWIDPEHDLVVVTRWIDKASAGGFIERVVASVAA; encoded by the coding sequence ATGAACGACGTATCCATCCCTCCCGCGCCCGAGCTACGGGTCGCCGCCGACACCGTCGGCGTCGACCGCGCCCGTCTCGCCGACGCGATCGACTTCGCGCTGGCGCACGGCTCGCGCTGGCCGACCGCGCTGATCATGCCCGACGGGCGCTTCGCGCTGCCCTACGACGCCGGCGAGCGACCGCCGGACGACGCCGTGCTGGGGCCCGTCACGCCGCGCGGCGGGCCCGCCGGAGTGATCCTGAAGGGCGGCCGCGAGATCGCGTGCTGGGGCGATCCCGACCGGCCCGACATGACCTTCAGCATCGCCAAGAGCTATCTGGCGCTGCTCGCGGGACTTGCCATCGGTGACGGTCTGATCCGCTCGCTCGACGACCGCGCCGGCGACTACGCGCTGGACGACGGATTCACCGCGCCGCAGAACCGCGACATCACGTGGCGCCATCTGCTGCAGCAGACCAGCGAGTGGGAAGGCACGCTGTTCGACAAGGCCGACATGGTCGACCGCCACCGCAAGGTCGGCCTCACGGATCCCGACACGCCGAAGGGAAGCTTCCGCGCGCTGCGGCCTCCGGGCACGTTCTGGGAATACAACGACGTGCGCGTGAACCGCCTGTCGTTGTCGCTGATGCAGGTGTTCCGCGAACCGCTGCCGGCGGTGCTCAAGCGCCGGATCATGGATCCGATCGGCGCGTCGTCGAACTGGCGTTGGGACGGCTACCGCAACTCCACCGTGACCGTCGACGGCAGGCCGATGCTGTCGGTGCCCGGCGGCGGACACTGGGGCGGCGGCATCGTCATCGGCGCGCGCGACCACGCGCGGATCGGCCTGCTGGTGGCGCGCGACGGCACGCATGACGGCCGGCGCATCCTGCCGGACGGCTGGTGCGCGGAGCTGCGCAAGCCGTGCGCCATCGCGCCGTTCTACGGTCTGATGTGGTGGCTGAACACCAACCGCGGGCAGTTCAAGGCGGCGCCGGAGAGCAGCTTCTTCGCGCTGGGCTGGGGCTCGCACATCCTCTGGATCGACCCGGAGCACGATCTCGTCGTCGTCACCCGCTGGATCGACAAGGCCTCGGCCGGTGGCTTCATCGAGCGCGTCGTCGCCAGCGTCGCGGCCTGA
- a CDS encoding CoA transferase, with the protein MPLSAYRVVEIGDLPAASYAARLFADFGAEVVRVEPPEGAATRSFPPMIDTGGGRRASGWFAWLNYGKKSVALDASSPDGVAGLRALVAGADVFIDSRPPAARGDIADDPALVRVDLDWFGASGPYKDFHATDSVCRALAGFVQLIGPVEGPPLTLPDYQSAVTGGLSAFIPAMAALHRRAAGGAGARIATSVHEATIALAEYQATEAWALGAAQKRWGFNRFTPTYPMGVYRCKEGWIGITIVTPAQWKAFCELMGMEDLARHPDLVMGPERLARADMLEARFVPRFLDRTAAAWFASALELRLPFAIVPDMGEMLELPVFRERDAIVPITVGGRVVEAPGSPLHLTATPPRFGGAVPEIGAHTGAIVPRMRAAPLSTTAVPDGAGPLHGLRIVDLSMGWAGPICTRNLADLGADVIKVEACGYPDWWRGVDNRPAVVEQRLYEKSARFNVMNRGKRAITLDLTVPEGARLLKALVAGADAVIENYSSEVLPKMGLDYARLREVNPSVVMVSMAAFGASGAWRECRAYGSTLEQGSGLPSVGGRDGDPPMMNHLAYGDAVGGLNAASAMLVALMHRRRTGIGQHIDLSQVQCMLPYTAAWAIERSANGRLPPRRGNRHPAFAPHGVFACAGDDEWVLATAVDDAMWTRLCAVIGRTDLAGDPALRTAEGRRAQEDRIERAVGEWTRTRAPDEAMDALQRGGVAAGAVRTPLDLIDDPHLRARGFWQWIDRAYVGSHPQPSAPYRFDAGPVPVRAPAATLGQHNAEILGGILGLSAAELERLERDGVIGTAALPPAQRKARAAAV; encoded by the coding sequence ATGCCCTTGTCCGCGTACCGCGTCGTCGAGATCGGCGATCTTCCGGCGGCGTCCTACGCCGCGCGCCTGTTCGCCGATTTCGGCGCCGAGGTGGTCCGCGTCGAACCGCCCGAGGGCGCCGCCACGCGGTCGTTCCCACCGATGATCGACACCGGCGGCGGGCGGCGCGCCAGCGGCTGGTTCGCGTGGCTGAACTACGGCAAGAAGAGCGTCGCGCTGGACGCGTCGTCGCCGGACGGCGTGGCCGGTCTACGCGCTCTGGTCGCCGGCGCCGACGTGTTCATCGACTCGCGCCCGCCGGCGGCGCGCGGCGACATCGCCGACGATCCCGCGCTGGTCCGCGTCGATCTCGACTGGTTCGGCGCTTCCGGCCCCTACAAGGATTTCCACGCCACCGATTCGGTGTGCCGCGCGCTGGCCGGCTTCGTGCAGCTGATCGGCCCCGTCGAGGGCCCGCCGCTGACCTTGCCGGACTACCAGTCGGCGGTGACCGGCGGCCTGTCGGCGTTCATCCCCGCGATGGCGGCGCTGCATCGGCGCGCCGCCGGCGGCGCCGGGGCGCGCATCGCCACCAGCGTGCACGAGGCCACCATCGCGCTGGCCGAGTACCAGGCGACGGAGGCGTGGGCTCTGGGCGCGGCGCAGAAGCGCTGGGGCTTCAACCGCTTCACGCCGACCTATCCGATGGGCGTGTACCGCTGCAAGGAAGGCTGGATCGGCATCACCATCGTGACGCCGGCGCAGTGGAAGGCGTTCTGCGAGCTGATGGGCATGGAGGATCTGGCGCGGCATCCCGATCTGGTGATGGGGCCGGAGCGGCTGGCGCGCGCCGACATGCTGGAGGCGCGGTTCGTGCCGCGCTTCCTCGACCGCACGGCGGCGGCGTGGTTCGCCAGCGCGCTCGAGCTGCGTCTGCCCTTCGCGATCGTGCCGGACATGGGCGAGATGCTGGAACTGCCGGTTTTCCGCGAGCGCGACGCCATCGTGCCGATCACGGTCGGCGGCCGCGTGGTCGAGGCGCCGGGATCGCCGCTCCACCTCACCGCGACGCCACCGCGCTTCGGCGGCGCCGTGCCGGAGATCGGCGCGCACACCGGCGCCATTGTGCCGCGCATGCGGGCCGCCCCCCTGTCGACGACGGCCGTGCCGGACGGCGCCGGCCCGCTGCATGGATTGCGGATCGTCGATCTGTCGATGGGCTGGGCCGGCCCGATCTGCACCCGCAACCTCGCCGACCTCGGCGCCGACGTGATCAAGGTCGAGGCCTGCGGCTATCCCGACTGGTGGCGCGGCGTCGACAACCGGCCGGCCGTGGTCGAGCAACGGCTCTACGAGAAGAGCGCGCGCTTCAACGTCATGAACCGCGGCAAGCGCGCGATCACGCTCGATCTCACGGTGCCGGAGGGCGCGCGCCTGCTGAAGGCGCTCGTGGCCGGCGCCGACGCGGTGATCGAGAACTATTCCAGCGAGGTCCTGCCGAAGATGGGCCTCGACTACGCGAGGCTGCGCGAGGTCAATCCCTCCGTCGTCATGGTGTCGATGGCGGCGTTCGGCGCGTCCGGCGCGTGGCGGGAGTGCCGCGCCTACGGCTCGACCTTGGAGCAGGGTTCGGGCCTGCCCAGCGTCGGCGGCCGCGACGGCGATCCGCCGATGATGAACCATCTCGCCTACGGCGACGCGGTCGGCGGGCTGAACGCGGCCTCGGCCATGCTGGTGGCGCTGATGCACCGCCGCCGGACTGGAATCGGCCAGCACATCGACCTGTCGCAGGTGCAGTGCATGCTGCCCTACACGGCGGCCTGGGCGATCGAGCGGTCCGCGAACGGCCGCCTGCCGCCGCGCCGCGGCAACCGCCACCCCGCCTTCGCGCCGCACGGCGTGTTCGCCTGCGCCGGCGACGACGAATGGGTGCTGGCGACGGCGGTCGACGACGCGATGTGGACGCGGCTCTGCGCCGTCATCGGCCGCACCGATCTCGCCGGCGATCCGGCGCTGCGCACCGCCGAGGGAAGGCGCGCGCAGGAGGATCGCATCGAGCGGGCCGTCGGCGAGTGGACGCGGACGCGCGCGCCCGACGAGGCGATGGACGCGTTGCAGCGCGGCGGCGTGGCGGCCGGCGCGGTGCGGACGCCGCTCGATCTGATCGACGATCCGCATCTGCGGGCGCGCGGCTTCTGGCAGTGGATCGACCGTGCCTATGTCGGCTCGCATCCTCAGCCGTCGGCGCCCTACCGCTTCGACGCCGGGCCCGTGCCCGTGCGCGCGCCGGCCGCGACCTTGGGGCAGCACAACGCCGAGATTCTCGGCGGCATCCTCGGCCTGTCGGCGGCGGAGCTCGAGCGGCTGGAGCGCGACGGCGTCATCGGCACGGCGGCGCTGCCGCCGGCCCAGCGCAAGGCGCGCGCGGCGGCGGTCTGA
- a CDS encoding nitroreductase family protein yields MDSIADRTPAKTDSLAARYGADALPAAGPWNETIASLLSHRSVRGYLPDAPPAGTVETMMAAAQSAATSANLQAWSAVLVEDPADRKILAEIAGGQKHIEQCPIYLVWLADLSRAARIAGQEGATLEGVDYFETFLVAAVDATLAAQNAVAAAESLGLSTVYIGAMRNDPERVAKLLGLPPGVFAVFGLCVGYADPKARGEVKPRLPQAAILHRGRYTTDGERAMRAGYDATLTAFSRRNEMAASDWSGRVLGRLGPIKALNGRDRLRGTINRLGFPLK; encoded by the coding sequence ATGGACTCGATCGCCGACCGCACGCCGGCCAAGACCGACTCGCTCGCCGCGCGCTACGGCGCCGACGCCCTGCCGGCGGCGGGGCCGTGGAACGAAACCATCGCCTCGCTGCTGTCGCACCGCTCCGTGCGCGGCTATCTGCCCGACGCGCCGCCGGCCGGAACGGTCGAGACGATGATGGCGGCGGCGCAGTCGGCCGCCACCAGCGCCAACCTCCAAGCGTGGTCGGCGGTGCTGGTCGAGGATCCGGCCGACCGCAAGATCCTCGCCGAGATCGCCGGCGGCCAGAAGCACATCGAGCAATGCCCGATCTATCTGGTGTGGCTCGCCGACCTGTCGCGCGCCGCCCGCATCGCCGGCCAGGAGGGCGCCACGTTGGAGGGCGTCGACTATTTCGAGACGTTCCTCGTCGCCGCCGTCGACGCCACGCTGGCGGCGCAGAACGCGGTCGCGGCGGCCGAGTCGCTGGGACTGTCGACCGTCTATATCGGCGCCATGCGCAACGATCCGGAGCGCGTCGCCAAGCTGCTCGGCCTGCCGCCGGGCGTGTTCGCGGTGTTCGGGCTGTGCGTCGGCTACGCCGATCCCAAGGCAAGGGGCGAGGTCAAGCCGCGCCTGCCGCAGGCCGCGATCCTGCACCGCGGCCGCTACACCACCGACGGCGAGCGCGCCATGCGCGCGGGCTACGACGCGACGCTGACCGCGTTCTCGCGGCGCAACGAGATGGCGGCCAGCGACTGGAGCGGCCGCGTGCTCGGCCGCCTCGGGCCGATCAAGGCGCTGAACGGCCGCGACCGGCTGCGCGGCACCATCAACCGCCTCGGTTTTCCGCTGAAGTAG
- a CDS encoding HAD-IA family hydrolase translates to MPVAAILFDVGGPLDTEESHENAVDRLLPEAARHAGYEFTPGDYIAACAHAIEIYAPDLHESVVWQLCNGDRFAAHRAWALFTEAMSKYAFADPRPGMAALLGSLRATGLRLGAVPDQPGPLTGKLERLGMSGLFDCDLGTTALGARKPDTRLLLAVCGRLGVAPADCVMVGDRVDADIVPARHLGMRTIRFRCGRHAMQDPRGWSELPDVEVATVDELAAAIDRLTAS, encoded by the coding sequence ATGCCCGTCGCCGCGATCCTGTTCGACGTCGGCGGGCCGCTGGACACCGAGGAATCCCACGAGAACGCGGTCGACCGTCTGCTGCCGGAGGCCGCGCGCCACGCCGGCTACGAGTTCACCCCCGGCGACTACATCGCGGCCTGCGCCCACGCGATCGAGATCTACGCTCCGGATCTCCATGAATCCGTCGTCTGGCAGCTCTGCAACGGCGATCGATTCGCGGCGCACCGCGCCTGGGCGTTGTTCACCGAGGCGATGTCCAAATACGCCTTCGCCGATCCGCGGCCCGGCATGGCGGCGCTGCTCGGCTCGCTGCGCGCCACCGGGCTGCGTCTAGGCGCCGTCCCCGACCAGCCCGGCCCGTTGACCGGCAAGCTCGAACGGCTGGGCATGTCCGGCTTGTTCGACTGCGATCTCGGCACCACGGCGCTGGGCGCGCGCAAGCCCGACACGCGGCTGTTGCTCGCGGTGTGCGGGCGGCTGGGCGTGGCGCCCGCAGACTGCGTGATGGTCGGCGACCGCGTCGACGCCGACATCGTGCCGGCGCGCCACCTCGGCATGCGCACGATCCGTTTCCGCTGCGGCCGCCACGCGATGCAGGACCCGCGCGGCTGGAGCGAGCTGCCGGACGTCGAGGTGGCGACCGTCGACGAGCTGGCGGCCGCCATCGACCGTCTGACGGCCTCTTGA
- a CDS encoding CoA transferase yields MSGNQAFSGVTVLDLTQGVAGPHSTMLLAQHGADVIKIEPPEGDWGRGLGETVGDHCAHSIAFNRGKRSIAIDLKSPDGLAVVRKIAATANVVMESFRPGVIERLGLGYDAVKAVNPKVIYGSVSGFGQSGPNAKRPTVDGLIQAFSGMMVMNRTAEGWPHRQGMIAVDVTTGLYVFNALSTAIMRQFRFGEGCRLDLSLMAAAAAYQGAKLMEYVWSDGAPPALYMPAGTFKTADGHIVLSAMRPHHFKALFDLVGRPDISADPRLQTHEGRIRNGAVITKALNEAMPAKTTEEWIAILQPKEVFCERVNNYADYLKHPHVAAVGAVDWIEPSGTGKRLPVANIPGLPPTRDLPAHLNHAPHIGEHGAEILKQFGYAPAEIDALFAKKAAFTPATVAKAAE; encoded by the coding sequence ATGAGCGGCAACCAGGCTTTTTCGGGCGTCACGGTCCTCGACCTGACGCAGGGCGTCGCCGGCCCGCATTCGACCATGCTGCTGGCGCAGCACGGCGCCGACGTCATCAAGATCGAGCCGCCCGAGGGTGACTGGGGCCGCGGGCTCGGTGAGACGGTCGGCGATCATTGCGCCCACTCCATCGCCTTCAACCGCGGCAAGCGCTCGATCGCCATCGACCTGAAGTCGCCGGACGGTCTGGCCGTGGTCCGCAAGATCGCGGCCACCGCCAACGTCGTGATGGAGAGCTTCCGGCCGGGCGTGATCGAGCGCCTCGGGCTGGGCTACGACGCCGTCAAGGCGGTCAATCCGAAGGTGATCTACGGCTCGGTGTCGGGCTTCGGCCAGAGCGGCCCCAACGCCAAGCGTCCGACCGTCGACGGCCTGATCCAGGCCTTCAGCGGCATGATGGTGATGAACCGCACGGCCGAGGGCTGGCCGCACCGCCAGGGCATGATCGCTGTCGACGTCACCACCGGCCTCTACGTCTTCAACGCGCTGAGCACCGCGATCATGCGCCAGTTCCGCTTCGGCGAGGGCTGCCGGCTGGATCTTTCGCTCATGGCCGCCGCCGCCGCCTACCAGGGCGCCAAGCTGATGGAGTACGTGTGGAGCGACGGCGCGCCGCCCGCCCTCTATATGCCGGCCGGCACGTTCAAGACAGCCGACGGCCACATCGTGCTCAGCGCCATGCGTCCGCACCATTTCAAGGCGCTGTTCGACCTCGTGGGACGGCCGGATATCAGCGCCGATCCCCGGCTGCAGACGCACGAGGGCCGCATCCGCAACGGCGCCGTCATCACCAAGGCGCTCAACGAGGCGATGCCGGCCAAGACCACCGAGGAGTGGATCGCGATCCTCCAGCCCAAGGAGGTGTTCTGCGAGCGCGTCAACAACTACGCCGACTACCTCAAGCATCCGCACGTCGCGGCGGTCGGCGCGGTCGACTGGATCGAGCCGTCGGGCACCGGCAAGCGGCTGCCCGTCGCCAACATCCCCGGCTTGCCGCCGACCCGCGACCTGCCGGCCCATCTCAACCACGCGCCGCATATCGGCGAGCACGGCGCCGAGATTCTCAAGCAGTTCGGCTACGCGCCGGCCGAGATCGACGCGCTGTTCGCCAAGAAGGCGGCGTTCACGCCCGCGACCGTCGCCAAGGCGGCGGAGTAG
- the leuB gene encoding 3-isopropylmalate dehydrogenase — MGRATNSFRLLILPGDGIGPEVMAETRRVAEWFRDKRGLPIELRQRHYGLASWEHYGSMLPDETAAEIEAADAVLFGAMDTLDQQTKVPAEERRKGGLLRMRKTLDVFANLRPVKANPGLLDASTLKREVVEGVDLVFVRELTGGVYFGEPRGVETLPDGTERGVNTHVYTSREVERVARFAFELARRRRGLVHSVDKGNVMEAGAMWRRVVQRVHDAEFADVELRHMLADNCAMQLIRWPKQFDVIVTDNLFGDLLSDCGAMITGSLGMLPSASLSARGADGRRRALYEPIHGSAPDIAGKGLANPLAAVLSFAMCLRETLEMPEEAARLERAVDRVLADGGRTADIAAPGAPRLATSGMGDAVIAALDRV, encoded by the coding sequence ATGGGCCGCGCGACCAACAGCTTCCGCCTGCTGATCCTTCCGGGCGACGGGATCGGGCCGGAGGTGATGGCCGAGACGCGCCGGGTCGCGGAGTGGTTTCGCGACAAGCGCGGCCTGCCGATCGAGCTGCGCCAGCGACACTACGGACTGGCGTCGTGGGAGCACTACGGCTCGATGCTGCCGGACGAGACGGCGGCCGAGATCGAGGCCGCCGACGCGGTTCTGTTCGGCGCCATGGACACGCTCGACCAGCAGACCAAGGTGCCGGCCGAGGAGCGGCGCAAGGGCGGCCTGCTGCGCATGCGCAAGACGCTGGACGTGTTCGCCAATCTGCGGCCGGTGAAAGCCAACCCCGGGCTGCTCGACGCCTCGACGCTGAAGCGCGAGGTGGTCGAGGGCGTCGACCTGGTGTTCGTGCGCGAGCTGACCGGCGGCGTCTATTTCGGCGAGCCGCGCGGCGTCGAGACCCTGCCCGACGGCACCGAGCGCGGCGTGAACACGCACGTCTACACCTCGCGCGAGGTCGAGCGCGTGGCGCGCTTCGCCTTCGAGCTGGCGCGGCGGCGTCGCGGACTCGTGCATTCCGTCGACAAGGGCAACGTCATGGAGGCCGGCGCGATGTGGCGCCGCGTGGTGCAGCGCGTCCACGACGCGGAGTTCGCCGACGTCGAGCTGCGCCACATGCTGGCCGACAACTGCGCCATGCAGTTGATCCGCTGGCCGAAGCAGTTCGACGTGATCGTGACCGACAATCTGTTCGGCGACCTGCTGAGCGATTGCGGCGCCATGATCACCGGCTCGCTGGGCATGCTGCCGTCGGCCTCGCTGTCGGCCCGCGGCGCCGACGGCCGCCGCCGCGCGCTCTACGAGCCGATCCACGGCAGCGCCCCCGACATCGCCGGCAAAGGCCTCGCGAACCCGCTGGCGGCGGTCCTGAGCTTCGCGATGTGCCTGCGCGAGACGCTGGAGATGCCGGAGGAGGCGGCCCGGCTGGAGCGGGCCGTCGACCGGGTGCTGGCGGACGGCGGGCGCACCGCCGACATCGCGGCGCCCGGCGCGCCGCGCCTGGCGACGTCGGGCATGGGCGACGCGGTGATCGCGGCGCTCGACCGGGTCTAG